A genomic region of Rhodohalobacter sp. 614A contains the following coding sequences:
- a CDS encoding NupC/NupG family nucleoside CNT transporter has translation MDILRGAIGMAAIIGIAVAFSNNRKAINWKLVGTGLGIQFVLAVFILKGSVMAEFWSPLGWPKAFFSWVSSFFVIVLDFTTAGAEFIFGDLAKSPGMEGSLGNFFAFQVLPTIVFFASLTAILYHYGILQKVVSWMSSGMQKLMGTSGAESLSVVANIFVGQTESPLVIKPYIEKMTKSELLTIMTGGMATIAGGVMAAYVQMLGNSYSAAQGVSLDVGRLMFAEQLLGASLMAAPAALVIAKILFPETKEPATKGNVKLSIEKTDANGIDAAATGAGTGLKLAANVGAMLLAFIALLAMFNYFLSELGSLVGLNQMLGFELTIETLLGWVIAPIAFLVGVPWSDAINMGSLLGTKVVLNEFVAYLQLADMVEQNILSPKTVTMATFALCGFANFSSIAIQIGGIGGLAPSRKSELATFGLLAVLAGTLANLMTATIAGMLF, from the coding sequence ATGGATATTCTAAGAGGCGCTATTGGAATGGCCGCGATTATTGGTATCGCCGTTGCATTTAGTAACAATCGAAAAGCCATCAACTGGAAACTCGTGGGTACAGGTTTAGGTATTCAGTTTGTATTGGCGGTATTTATTTTAAAAGGATCTGTAATGGCTGAATTTTGGTCACCTTTGGGCTGGCCAAAAGCATTTTTCAGTTGGGTTTCCAGTTTCTTTGTGATTGTACTGGATTTCACCACTGCCGGAGCTGAATTTATTTTCGGAGATCTTGCGAAAAGTCCGGGAATGGAAGGAAGCCTTGGGAACTTTTTTGCATTCCAGGTCCTCCCTACTATCGTTTTCTTCGCCTCTCTGACCGCCATCCTTTATCATTATGGAATTCTGCAAAAAGTAGTAAGCTGGATGTCATCCGGCATGCAGAAACTGATGGGAACATCCGGAGCGGAATCTCTTTCGGTTGTAGCCAATATCTTTGTAGGCCAAACAGAATCCCCTCTTGTTATCAAACCGTACATCGAGAAGATGACAAAATCCGAGCTTCTCACAATTATGACAGGCGGCATGGCAACAATCGCAGGAGGAGTTATGGCTGCTTACGTACAGATGCTTGGAAATTCCTATAGCGCAGCACAAGGTGTTTCACTTGATGTTGGCCGATTAATGTTTGCCGAACAGCTTTTGGGAGCCAGTCTCATGGCCGCCCCCGCCGCTCTTGTCATTGCAAAAATACTTTTCCCGGAAACAAAAGAACCGGCAACAAAAGGAAATGTTAAACTGAGTATTGAAAAAACGGATGCCAACGGAATTGACGCGGCTGCAACGGGCGCAGGAACAGGGTTAAAACTGGCAGCAAATGTAGGCGCTATGTTATTGGCATTCATCGCATTACTGGCTATGTTCAATTATTTTTTAAGTGAACTAGGAAGCCTCGTCGGCCTTAATCAGATGCTTGGTTTTGAGTTAACAATTGAAACCCTTCTTGGATGGGTTATCGCTCCTATCGCATTTCTGGTTGGTGTTCCCTGGTCAGATGCGATCAATATGGGATCTTTGCTGGGGACAAAAGTTGTATTGAATGAATTTGTAGCCTATTTACAGCTTGCCGATATGGTTGAACAAAATATTCTGTCTCCAAAAACAGTTACGATGGCCACGTTTGCTCTTTGCGGGTTTGCCAACTTTTCATCCATTGCCATTCAAATTGGGGGAATTGGCGGCTTGGCTCCCAGCCGTAAATCAGAATTGGCTACTTTCGGCCTGCTCGCTGTGCTGGCAGGAACTCTTGCCAACCTCATGACCGCTACTATTGCCGGCATGCTTTTTTAA
- a CDS encoding adenine phosphoribosyltransferase: MPPISNVEKSIKGLLLENIRSIKDFPKPGIVFKDITPLLNDKHLLELTSMLLANPFRGMEVDHVAGLESRGFLFGTNLAQDLHAGFIPIRKPNKLPAETEKVEYELEYGTDSLEIHQDAIKPGAKVVIHDDLIATGGTAKAATELIQKLGGQIVGYSFVMEIKALQGSSKLEAVAPCFALLSV; the protein is encoded by the coding sequence ATGCCACCAATTTCTAATGTTGAGAAGTCAATAAAAGGATTACTACTCGAGAATATCCGATCCATAAAAGACTTTCCCAAACCGGGAATTGTTTTTAAAGATATTACTCCCTTATTAAATGATAAACACCTTCTGGAATTAACTTCAATGCTGTTGGCAAATCCTTTTCGGGGAATGGAAGTAGATCACGTTGCCGGTTTGGAGTCGAGAGGATTTTTATTCGGAACGAATCTTGCCCAAGATCTTCATGCCGGTTTTATCCCCATTCGAAAACCAAACAAACTTCCGGCAGAAACTGAAAAAGTGGAATATGAATTGGAGTACGGAACGGATTCACTTGAAATTCACCAGGATGCGATCAAACCCGGTGCCAAAGTAGTCATTCATGACGATTTGATTGCCACGGGTGGAACCGCAAAAGCTGCCACCGAATTAATCCAGAAGTTAGGAGGCCAGATCGTTGGATATTCGTTTGTTATGGAAATTAAAGCACTTCAGGGAAGTTCTAAGCTGGAAGCTGTAGCGCCTTGTTTCGCATTACTTTCAGTTTGA
- a CDS encoding peptidylprolyl isomerase: MRTYLLFITGLLLLIVSSCKSSEELSNQDINESVIATFADQTVTMDELKTNFYRNRNPEMADSSELREFFPTYIDFRLKLYEGYQQGYDQDSTVQAEFNDYASDIAIRYWIENDIKKERVETFKNRFKNEIKAFHILKELPQDALPQDTADVYNSLIAVRDSLLNGASPEEMNELHSSKQNGNSVGGQLSWFTAGSTIQPFEDTAYSLEPGEISMPVRSQFGYHVIMLQDIRPRTPQRLVKHIFVRKTDETDGSLKIQQAFQALESDSSWNDVLQVYTEDPSTKNRDGLLGWVGYGTRFPAQLIEAAMSTNPDSAYSEPFEASYGYHIMKIDSVQTFENEEQKEEFVLERLEQLGRLDPDRDDVYERIANESDLRINRSGFTNLSGQTTSSDEELIHFNGKSYTNNHFQEWLNQEASVDEVMESGDLVTSYRNSIIEKNLVDVTRQYFPDFAQEVDHFLNGLIVFEVNENHIWNPESANRSELRAYYESNKSNYKKEKTFVYTEIYAPSDSLINSVHQKLNEGLDIPSISENMENVVVNQDSTSHPQNPAYATLEKLDIGEFSEPLTVDDREFIYVLNETNPERMLSFDEAFDRVFSDYQSIHEENFLNQLKERYNLVTYPDNLQ, encoded by the coding sequence ATGAGAACTTATCTCCTTTTTATAACAGGGCTTCTTCTTTTGATTGTATCTTCTTGCAAGAGCTCTGAGGAGCTTTCAAATCAAGATATCAATGAATCGGTTATCGCAACATTTGCTGATCAGACCGTTACAATGGATGAATTGAAAACCAATTTCTACAGAAACAGAAATCCGGAAATGGCCGACAGCTCTGAACTCCGTGAGTTTTTCCCAACTTATATTGACTTCAGATTAAAGCTCTATGAAGGATATCAACAGGGTTATGATCAGGATTCAACAGTACAGGCTGAATTTAATGATTATGCCTCCGATATCGCCATTCGCTATTGGATTGAGAATGACATTAAAAAAGAACGGGTTGAAACGTTTAAGAATAGGTTTAAGAATGAGATAAAAGCATTTCACATCCTCAAAGAGTTGCCACAGGATGCTCTGCCGCAAGATACCGCGGATGTGTATAATTCTCTCATCGCTGTACGGGATTCATTACTAAACGGCGCTTCGCCTGAAGAAATGAATGAGTTGCACTCTTCCAAACAAAATGGTAATTCTGTGGGAGGCCAACTTTCCTGGTTTACGGCTGGAAGTACTATCCAACCGTTTGAAGACACCGCTTACAGCCTGGAACCCGGAGAAATATCGATGCCTGTCCGTTCGCAGTTTGGATACCATGTAATCATGTTACAGGATATTCGTCCAAGAACTCCCCAAAGATTGGTGAAACATATTTTTGTAAGAAAAACAGATGAAACCGACGGCTCACTAAAGATTCAGCAGGCTTTTCAGGCTCTGGAATCAGACTCATCCTGGAACGATGTTCTTCAGGTTTATACCGAAGATCCTTCCACGAAAAACCGGGACGGACTTTTAGGTTGGGTCGGTTACGGCACACGATTTCCAGCCCAACTCATCGAAGCGGCAATGAGCACAAATCCCGACAGTGCTTATTCCGAGCCCTTTGAAGCCAGTTATGGATATCACATCATGAAAATAGACTCCGTACAAACCTTTGAAAATGAGGAACAGAAAGAGGAATTTGTTTTGGAACGGCTGGAGCAACTTGGCAGACTGGACCCTGATCGTGATGATGTTTATGAACGTATCGCAAATGAAAGTGACCTTAGAATTAACCGATCCGGATTTACCAATTTATCAGGACAAACAACGTCTTCGGATGAAGAACTGATTCATTTCAACGGTAAAAGTTATACGAATAATCACTTTCAAGAGTGGTTAAACCAAGAAGCTTCTGTGGATGAGGTTATGGAATCAGGTGATCTCGTGACTTCTTATCGAAATTCGATCATCGAAAAAAATCTCGTTGATGTTACGCGCCAATATTTCCCGGACTTTGCACAAGAAGTGGACCATTTCCTGAACGGGCTGATTGTTTTTGAAGTAAATGAAAATCATATCTGGAATCCCGAGTCTGCAAATCGCAGTGAACTAAGGGCATATTACGAATCCAACAAAAGTAATTACAAGAAAGAGAAAACATTTGTTTACACAGAAATTTATGCGCCGAGTGACAGTCTTATAAATAGTGTACATCAAAAGTTAAACGAAGGATTGGATATCCCTTCCATTTCAGAGAATATGGAAAATGTGGTTGTAAATCAGGATTCTACCAGTCATCCCCAAAATCCTGCTTACGCAACGCTCGAAAAATTAGACATTGGAGAATTTTCTGAACCGTTAACCGTTGATGACAGGGAATTCATATATGTATTGAATGAAACAAATCCGGAAAGAATGCTATCTTTTGATGAAGCGTTTGATAGAGTTTTTTCTGATTACCAATCAATCCATGAAGAAAATTTTCTTAACCAACTTAAAGAGCGGTATAACCTGGTAACATATCCTGACAACCTCCAATAA
- a CDS encoding thymidine kinase, whose translation MINEPSFLPNHAGWIEVVCGGMFSGKTEELIRRARRAHIAGQSVIIVKPALDNRYSESEVVSHNETTLPGLTVDTADQIILLTSSAKVVCIDEAQFFDNRIVEVANTLANDGKRVIIAGLDMDYEGKPFEPMPQLLAIAEYVTKLHAICAESGMMANFSQRVVENEDQVLVGEKDAYEPRARHCFRPPADQKRGKIIPPLTQTQLDSTNKEND comes from the coding sequence ATGATTAATGAACCGTCTTTTCTCCCCAATCATGCAGGATGGATTGAAGTTGTTTGCGGTGGGATGTTTAGCGGAAAAACAGAAGAACTTATTCGTAGGGCAAGACGAGCTCACATTGCCGGGCAAAGCGTAATTATCGTTAAACCGGCTCTTGATAACCGCTATAGTGAATCGGAAGTTGTATCTCATAACGAAACCACCCTGCCGGGATTAACGGTTGATACGGCCGACCAGATTATTCTTTTAACTTCTTCTGCAAAAGTAGTTTGTATTGACGAAGCGCAGTTTTTCGATAACAGAATTGTAGAAGTTGCCAACACATTGGCAAATGACGGCAAACGGGTTATTATCGCAGGACTTGATATGGATTATGAAGGGAAACCGTTTGAGCCAATGCCTCAATTATTGGCGATTGCAGAATATGTTACGAAACTTCATGCCATTTGCGCAGAAAGCGGAATGATGGCAAATTTCTCTCAGCGAGTGGTGGAAAATGAAGACCAGGTTCTTGTGGGTGAAAAAGATGCTTATGAACCAAGAGCGCGGCACTGTTTTCGTCCGCCGGCCGATCAAAAACGCGGAAAGATCATCCCTCCTTTGACTCAAACTCAATTAGATTCAACCAACAAAGAAAACGACTAA
- a CDS encoding peptidyl-prolyl cis-trans isomerase has product MKNTSLLFISLLISMIAAGCTSRTQSTSNSVIASVDGTHLYLEDAMNEIPEFVFEEDSAGAIQTYAEQWIRKQVSLQHAERVGVSQTEQFREKMDRFYDQVLEAQLKEYILQENEEELAVTLEEAQNYYQANKDRFMLDETYMQFRHLTTRTRTEADNANREIANGVPWEDVVREYSVDPDLQLRQSSMYWPESLAAADIPALNEYLSIMGITERSPIHFYEGQYHFVQLMDIKSEGEYPELEWLIPQIQEWLTLEKSRRITNAYIRNLYLQAEANNEIELADVSDIKAILSEKFKNQ; this is encoded by the coding sequence ATGAAGAACACGTCTCTTCTTTTCATTTCTTTACTGATCTCAATGATTGCTGCCGGCTGTACGAGCAGAACACAATCTACCAGCAATTCTGTTATTGCATCCGTAGATGGAACGCATTTGTATCTTGAGGACGCAATGAACGAGATTCCCGAATTTGTATTTGAAGAGGATTCTGCTGGTGCGATTCAAACCTATGCCGAGCAGTGGATTCGAAAACAGGTTTCTCTTCAACATGCCGAACGTGTGGGGGTGAGCCAAACAGAGCAGTTTCGGGAGAAAATGGATCGTTTCTACGACCAGGTGCTGGAAGCTCAGTTAAAAGAATATATTTTGCAGGAAAATGAAGAAGAACTCGCCGTTACACTCGAAGAAGCACAAAATTATTACCAGGCCAACAAGGATCGCTTCATGCTCGATGAAACCTATATGCAATTTCGCCATCTTACAACCCGAACAAGAACGGAGGCCGACAACGCAAATCGCGAGATAGCGAATGGAGTACCGTGGGAAGATGTGGTAAGAGAATATAGCGTAGATCCGGATCTGCAATTGAGGCAATCATCCATGTACTGGCCCGAATCTCTTGCTGCGGCTGATATTCCTGCTTTGAATGAATATTTAAGTATCATGGGAATTACGGAGCGGTCTCCCATTCACTTTTATGAAGGACAATATCATTTTGTTCAGTTGATGGATATTAAGTCTGAAGGAGAATACCCGGAACTGGAGTGGCTGATTCCTCAAATCCAGGAATGGCTGACTCTGGAAAAATCCAGAAGAATAACAAATGCTTACATTCGAAATCTTTATCTTCAGGCGGAAGCGAATAATGAAATTGAATTGGCTGACGTTAGCGATATCAAAGCTATTCTATCTGAAAAATTCAAAAATCAATAA
- a CDS encoding AAA family ATPase — MYQSIPEAPEEAASFFSDSFAKIKNEIAKTVVGQKDVVDQLLISLFSRGHCVLVGVPGLAKTLLIQTLAETLNLSFSRIQFTPDLMPGDITGTEVIEDDKETGKKAFKFIKGPIFANIVLADEINRTPPKTQAALLEGMQEYNVTASGQTFNLDRPFFVLATQNPIEQEGTYPLPEAQLDRFMFNIWLDYPLFDEEKQIVNQTTSPRDVKINSVLEKDQILDIQKMVREVPLPDHVLDKTVKLVTQSRPNTEHAPDFVNKYLSWGAGPRASQYLVLGAKTRALSQGRYNVEMEDIEALAVPVLRHRIVTNYAAEAEGLSTVDIIHKLAKNI; from the coding sequence ATGTATCAATCGATTCCTGAAGCGCCTGAAGAAGCAGCATCTTTTTTTAGTGACTCTTTTGCAAAAATAAAGAATGAGATTGCCAAAACGGTTGTCGGCCAGAAAGATGTTGTCGATCAACTTTTAATCTCTCTTTTCTCTCGCGGACATTGTGTTCTTGTCGGAGTACCGGGCCTTGCAAAAACTTTACTCATTCAGACACTTGCTGAAACGTTGAACCTCTCCTTCAGCCGAATTCAGTTTACTCCGGATTTAATGCCGGGCGATATTACAGGAACTGAAGTGATTGAGGATGATAAGGAAACAGGCAAAAAGGCGTTCAAGTTTATCAAAGGACCAATTTTTGCAAATATTGTATTGGCGGATGAGATCAACCGAACACCTCCGAAAACACAGGCTGCCTTGCTGGAAGGAATGCAGGAATATAACGTAACAGCTTCCGGGCAGACGTTTAACCTGGACCGGCCTTTCTTTGTTCTGGCTACACAAAATCCAATTGAACAGGAAGGAACCTATCCCCTGCCCGAAGCCCAGCTCGACCGTTTCATGTTTAACATCTGGCTGGATTATCCGCTTTTTGATGAAGAAAAACAGATTGTAAATCAAACTACTTCCCCGAGGGACGTAAAAATCAATTCGGTTTTGGAGAAAGACCAGATACTGGACATCCAGAAAATGGTTCGGGAAGTACCTCTTCCCGATCATGTTTTGGATAAAACAGTAAAACTCGTTACTCAGTCCAGGCCAAATACGGAACATGCTCCCGATTTTGTTAACAAATACCTCAGTTGGGGAGCCGGCCCGCGGGCTTCGCAATACCTGGTTTTGGGTGCCAAGACGAGAGCGTTGTCCCAAGGACGATACAATGTGGAAATGGAAGATATTGAAGCACTTGCCGTACCTGTTTTGCGACACAGAATAGTAACCAATTATGCTGCTGAAGCCGAAGGATTATCAACCGTTGATATCATCCACAAGTTGGCAAAAAACATTTAA
- a CDS encoding VTT domain-containing protein: MTHNLLKTIKIFCIIYAGALLLSWIIQIYFPTSDKPNRYQEAQVIVDNGKRIDHQFLYLANSESDQSIILLPDLFGGQEFLLPLARMLDDSLNVIIPEYPQVTTNNVSVSHSVQSRARFIDSLVDSLNLENVHLLGHGYGGLIAIDLVSDSTQTQYQSLVLLSSYGPQELQFLGNHIINRSLYSTLYPVVTVFKYLVPHMGWYYEQPVDFNFANTLIALDQRPVRDQLQRIEIPVHILQPIKDRYVSLSIAEEIHRLVPHSSLFLADGDHLTTRKTPGVWNQQIIDFVNIVHDGMAIGRDEAIISRLEASQEPFDADKFATIGGWTLIIILFLLALISLISEDLACIAGGLLVASGIIDFWFAVLGACIGVLGADVILYFLGKWIGNPILQWIPFRWFIKEEDIVRAEQMYRMRGVEIIFATRFLPGTRLPVYLVSGMIRVKFSFFLLYFVISMMIWAPLLVGISALIGQPMISYMATYQEYALWLIPIILGTIYLAIKGIIMVSTPNGRRKIVVKYHRFREKYLGK; encoded by the coding sequence TTGACTCATAATCTCTTAAAAACCATAAAGATTTTTTGCATAATCTATGCCGGAGCACTTCTTCTGTCATGGATCATTCAAATCTATTTTCCTACATCTGACAAACCCAATCGGTACCAGGAAGCTCAGGTTATTGTGGATAATGGCAAGAGAATTGATCATCAGTTTCTTTATCTCGCAAATTCAGAATCAGATCAGTCCATCATTCTTCTTCCTGATCTTTTTGGCGGGCAGGAATTTTTGTTACCGCTGGCTCGAATGCTTGATGATTCTTTGAATGTGATCATTCCTGAATATCCTCAGGTTACAACAAATAATGTATCTGTAAGCCATTCTGTGCAAAGCCGTGCACGCTTTATTGATAGCTTGGTTGATTCCCTCAATCTTGAAAATGTTCATTTACTGGGGCATGGGTATGGCGGACTTATCGCGATAGACCTGGTATCTGATTCCACTCAAACCCAATATCAAAGTTTGGTTCTGTTATCATCGTATGGTCCGCAGGAACTGCAATTTTTGGGGAATCATATCATTAACAGATCACTTTATTCAACGCTATATCCTGTTGTGACGGTTTTTAAATATTTGGTTCCTCATATGGGCTGGTATTACGAACAGCCCGTAGATTTCAATTTTGCTAATACGCTCATTGCTTTAGATCAGCGGCCGGTTCGGGATCAGCTCCAAAGAATTGAAATACCAGTGCATATTTTACAGCCTATCAAAGATCGATATGTATCTCTGTCAATTGCTGAAGAAATCCACCGGCTTGTGCCGCATAGTTCGCTGTTTTTGGCTGATGGAGATCATCTTACAACCCGAAAAACACCCGGAGTTTGGAATCAGCAGATTATTGATTTTGTGAATATTGTACACGATGGAATGGCTATTGGAAGAGATGAAGCGATAATCAGCCGCCTGGAAGCTTCCCAGGAACCATTTGATGCGGATAAATTTGCCACAATTGGCGGCTGGACGCTAATAATTATTCTTTTTCTGCTTGCGCTGATATCCTTAATCAGCGAAGATCTCGCTTGTATTGCAGGTGGATTACTGGTTGCCAGCGGCATCATTGATTTCTGGTTTGCGGTTTTGGGCGCTTGTATTGGCGTTTTAGGTGCCGATGTCATCCTCTATTTCCTGGGCAAGTGGATTGGAAACCCAATCCTGCAATGGATTCCATTCCGGTGGTTTATCAAAGAAGAAGACATTGTAAGGGCTGAACAGATGTACCGAATGAGAGGAGTTGAGATTATTTTTGCCACACGTTTTTTGCCAGGCACCCGCTTGCCGGTTTACCTGGTTTCAGGGATGATTCGAGTAAAGTTTTCTTTCTTCCTGCTTTATTTTGTGATTTCAATGATGATCTGGGCTCCGCTATTGGTTGGTATTTCTGCACTCATCGGCCAGCCAATGATTTCATACATGGCTACGTATCAAGAATACGCTTTATGGCTGATACCCATTATTTTGGGGACTATTTATCTGGCAATAAAGGGAATTATAATGGTTTCAACGCCAAACGGACGACGCAAAATTGTTGTGAAATATCATCGTTTCCGGGAAAAGTATCTGGGAAAATAG
- the tadA gene encoding tRNA adenosine(34) deaminase TadA, with the protein MFNGKNIHQNYMMQAFRLAETAYEKGEIPVGAVVVHENSIIGKGYNQVEMLQDSTAHAEMIATSAACSTLQNKYLHDCTLYVTLEPCPMCAGALVWTKIKRIVFGAMDEKAGACGTVFNISSNNKLNHNIEVIQGVMEADCQYLLQEFFKSKR; encoded by the coding sequence ATGTTTAACGGAAAAAATATTCATCAAAATTATATGATGCAGGCTTTTCGGCTTGCAGAAACCGCTTATGAAAAAGGAGAAATCCCCGTTGGTGCGGTGGTCGTCCACGAAAACAGCATTATTGGAAAGGGATATAACCAAGTGGAAATGCTTCAGGATTCTACGGCCCATGCTGAAATGATTGCGACTTCCGCCGCTTGCTCCACTCTTCAAAATAAATACCTGCACGATTGTACGCTTTACGTAACTCTTGAACCTTGTCCCATGTGTGCCGGGGCACTGGTGTGGACCAAAATCAAACGAATTGTCTTTGGGGCTATGGATGAAAAAGCTGGTGCCTGCGGAACGGTTTTTAATATCTCATCCAATAATAAACTCAATCACAATATTGAAGTGATCCAGGGCGTGATGGAAGCGGATTGTCAGTATTTACTTCAGGAGTTTTTTAAATCGAAGAGATAA
- a CDS encoding peptidylprolyl isomerase, whose translation MLIIFTTPLFAQNSQVSDRIVAIVNDRIILKSDVDSEVQNFLRQARVEGQDVEFNKELWYSALQSMVDNYVLLQKAQIDSVVVGDDEVNRMMDQRIEQLTRQAGSEQALEDAFGQSIIEIRAEFREQFRDQLTAQRVQQQKMQQINITRPEVLNFFEQIPDGQVPIIPEQVAISQIVAIPPPLEDAKQAAYQRAQALRDSVTTGGKNFEEMARKYSDGPTGPRGGLLPLMPLDDLVANYSAAASALEPGGISEVVETQFGFHVIRLNRRVGDNIETNHILIEVDEASVDEESAIEKLTALRDSVLNHDKSFADLARQYSEDEETASVGGKIYNPQNANRLISLDQLEPALYRIVLLLDEEGDISEPRPYNPNNPNVNRAFRIVRLDSHIPQHRANLETDYDRLRQVALQQKQNRIMRQWIDDLRTEVYVEFKIPMPEDISTEAQI comes from the coding sequence TTGCTTATCATATTCACAACGCCGCTGTTCGCTCAAAATTCCCAGGTGTCAGACAGAATTGTTGCGATTGTCAACGACCGTATTATTCTAAAATCTGACGTTGATAGCGAAGTGCAAAACTTTTTACGTCAGGCCCGGGTCGAAGGCCAGGATGTTGAGTTCAATAAAGAACTTTGGTACAGTGCACTCCAAAGCATGGTAGATAACTATGTTTTGCTTCAAAAAGCTCAGATTGATTCTGTTGTTGTTGGTGATGACGAAGTGAACCGAATGATGGACCAGCGAATTGAACAACTTACCAGGCAAGCGGGAAGTGAACAGGCGCTTGAAGATGCTTTCGGGCAAAGTATTATTGAAATTCGGGCTGAATTCAGAGAGCAGTTCCGGGATCAGTTAACTGCTCAGAGAGTTCAGCAGCAAAAAATGCAGCAGATTAATATTACACGGCCCGAAGTACTAAATTTCTTTGAACAAATACCCGATGGACAGGTTCCAATTATTCCGGAACAGGTTGCTATCTCGCAGATTGTTGCAATCCCTCCTCCTCTTGAAGACGCCAAACAAGCAGCTTACCAGCGTGCACAGGCGCTACGGGATTCTGTTACAACCGGTGGGAAAAATTTTGAGGAAATGGCTCGCAAATATAGTGACGGCCCAACGGGTCCCAGAGGCGGACTCCTTCCATTAATGCCGCTGGATGATCTTGTCGCTAATTATTCTGCGGCTGCATCTGCCCTTGAACCCGGAGGTATTTCCGAAGTTGTTGAAACTCAATTCGGCTTTCACGTCATTCGGTTAAATCGGCGGGTGGGCGACAATATTGAGACCAACCATATTCTTATTGAAGTTGATGAAGCCAGTGTAGATGAAGAATCAGCTATTGAAAAACTGACCGCATTACGCGATAGTGTTTTAAATCATGATAAATCATTCGCAGACTTGGCAAGACAATATTCCGAGGATGAAGAAACTGCATCTGTAGGCGGTAAAATTTATAATCCGCAAAATGCCAATCGGCTTATTTCGCTCGATCAGCTTGAGCCGGCTCTTTACAGAATTGTATTATTGTTGGATGAGGAAGGAGATATTTCTGAACCCAGGCCATACAATCCGAATAATCCAAATGTGAACAGGGCTTTTCGTATTGTCCGTTTGGATAGCCATATCCCACAACACCGCGCAAACCTTGAAACTGATTACGATCGTCTCCGGCAAGTGGCCCTGCAGCAAAAACAAAACAGAATTATGCGTCAATGGATCGACGATTTGAGAACAGAAGTTTATGTTGAATTCAAGATCCCAATGCCTGAAGATATTTCAACAGAAGCACAAATTTAG